TTAAGAGCAGCAAGGGGTGAAACTGGACACTATAGTCCATTCCATTGCCAGGCTTGAGAAGAAGAAGAATGGACCTCAACAAACAAAAGAGTAGTGGCAGCTACTAAAGGAATAAAGGACAAGATGAAGATCAGGAACCTTCTGTATGGAATCTGGTCTAAGTTTAAAAGGGATCTTTAGCCATCAAAAGATCCATGTGATTGCCTGAATTCCCCCACCCTTACTCAGTCTTAAACAGTACACAAaacatggaaaaaattttaactttgtCCATGTATATACTTAGGCTGAAGAAAGTCCTTTAGCCTCATTTGGCTCAGTAAAACATAATCTAAGGAATCAAAAGAGTCATAGGCCTATCAAGAATCTGATTGAATGTATGGCCCTCTTCACAGAAAACAGCATACACAAGTTTTGTATAGAATTTCAGAGAGCTTATGGATGCTTGGTTAACATAACCTCTAGCATAGGGAGAAGCAGTTGGTTTACCTAACAGACTGTAAGGTTTTCAAATTACCAATCTTCATAAGAAGTGGGATGTCATAGATTCCCCAGGATCTACCCAGCACCTCTCACCTCCTTTGGGTGGTAGGTATTATCTCCATTGTTGTTCATTCCATTTCTGGTAATGATTGCCAATTAGATTCAACAATATTGTTCAAATGCCTTCCATCCTGGGTATTCCCAAAGCCACACAtgataaagaaaatttcaaacaaaatttgGTGACATTTTTCTACTTTGACCATTCTGGTCTATGAAATCCCTGATGCCCAAAGAGAGCTCTGATCCACGCACTGCATCTATTGCTAGTTTCTTTCATTCATGACACTAAACactaatgttttcttttagaaacttTTTCTTGGGtgagttttcattattttctttatgacTATCATACATATTTTGGATGCAACATACACAAAGGACATTTCATCAGCTTTAATGCTCTCTACTTCAGTAATATGGCCATGATATTAGGAGAGTTTCCTCGAATCTGCACAAACATTCCCTAATCAGTTAGCTTCTCCCCTGTTTTAAGACAGGAAGTAGTTGGGTTATCCTATCACCATCACAGTTCTGTACTTGATAGTTCTTTCTCGTTCTCACTTGTAGATTCTGTCTGAAACCCTGACCCAGCATCTTCAGCAGGCGATACTGTAGTCACTGGACAGATCCCCATCCTTGACTTGTCTATGGGAACTGAAGTGACATTTTGATCAAGGGGAGGAGATCTGGAAGTTATGTGGTTGAGGAAGGAGATAATCCCTAGGGGAAGAGAAGTCGAGGTGAGTTTCAAGAGACAGATGGCCTTTTGGCTTTTAAAATTCTAACTCATTCTTTAAATACTCAGCTCAAAATGCCTCTTTTCAGTGAAGCCAACCCTCCTTCCCCCAGCAGGCTTTCATTATCCTTCTGTGCTTCCATTTCATTATTGTACTTCTTACATGGTTGGAACAAAGCTAGAACCTCCTGGATGCAAATCATAGTTTCACTACTTTCTGTGTTGTCTtaagcaagttactcaacctgtctgtgcctcagttagTGGTAGAACAGTTTACTAATTCAGACTCCAaaatctgtgcttttttttttttttttttttttttttgctttttggccacggcacgcagcatgcgggatcttagttccccaacctgtgatccaacccgcaccccctgcagtggaagcacagagtcttaaccactggaccgccagggaattcccaatctgTGCTTTCTTTACCATACCACTCTGCTTCTAGATATATAAGTGTTCTTAATAGGAACAGTtagtatttctatttctcttagaTTCCACCTCCCTTCCAAGAAATGATTTCCCCTTCCATCCTTCTAGCATAAAGCAGGGAGGGGACTGACTTACCAGCACACAGGTATAAGAAGTCACTCCCCCAATTAATATGATAGGTCCATAGGAGAGCTGATTCCATGGCATCCCTAGAATGCCAGTGAACCTGTGCCAGAAATAGGATGAGGCAGAGGAGCAAGCAGGAGGCTAGGAGCAGAAGAAAATACGTCATATCCCTCAGTGTCTTCAATCTGCCTCGACAGCCACCCCCAACTCTTCATCTACTTCCAGACACCATATTGTATAGAAAGGATCAAGAAGATAAGAATCCAAGGACTGACcaaggtgggagagagaaggggtCTGGCGTAAGTTAACTAATGGATGTTTTATACAATAAGACAAGGCAGGTAGCTGGCAACTTGATGTAataatgaagaagagaaaagggacaAGAAAAAGAGGATGAAAGCCCACACAGAGGAACTATGTCCCCTCAACAATTTTACCATAGTATTACCGTGCCATCTAGGTCTATACCTGAGATGAAGCTGAGCATGGATACCTTCAGATCCAAGTTAGGAGTCATTTTTCCTCTTCTAGGGAGGCAAGATCTGAAGAGCCAGCCAAGAGCAACAAGTATGGTGAGGacagagatgagaaagaaggccctggaaTATTGGAGGTAATCTGCCAAGGAGATGGAGAAAGGAAAGGCCTGGTTAGTCCAGTGGGGGATCTCTCCTTAAGAAAACCAGACAGAGTCTTAGAGAAGGGAGTGAAGACTAAAGAGGATGAAGCTGAGCTTGCTATGTGGCATCCAGGGCACAAATAAGGATCTTCTTTCCCAGCTCTTCATTGATACTTGGAATTTTTCACTATGAAGGCAAAACCTTCACTGTAGAACTAAAGGTAATATACAAATAGTTCTGGGTATATTAATTCATTAACTTAGGTGTAAACTAGCTTACAAGAGGTGTGACTCTAACATCACAACAcaaatttaaactttttcttgttcctaattctaattctaaaagtaatacatgttcaaTATAAGCATTGGAGAGACTAGAAAAGTACCAAGAAGCAGCAGGAATATCAGCCACAATCCCACTACCCAAAGACAACCATTGTTAGCATTTTATTTGGTTTCTTTCCGGTATTTTTCTATCCTCTGTACACAGTGGATATGATACTGAATTTCGTGATTTTTAAGAGGATTATATGGTaagatttttcccagatcacctGCTgtaaacatcatacttaatggctACAAGATAGTCTATCATATCAACGTACTTTGCTTAATGATTTTATCGTTGTTGGAGtttgtttctatttgttttttctctttcaaatgtaCCTGGCATGTACAGTCCCTGTCAGCCTGTGACTATAAAATGAAGTCACATTTACCTGAACTCCCATACTGTAATGATTTCAAGACCCAATTTACTGGACTGCAGGAATGTAACACCCCACAAAtacctcctttttttcctgagaGTCTCTCGAGGTCCCATCTCGCATGTGTTTGAGGACAGGTCTGCTGAAGTTCTTTTGCTCCCATGCCCTTACCCTAGTGGCACAACACTCCTTCTCTCTCTTATCTCTTGGCTCCAGAGCTCTGCTCTCTTTGGCTCTGACCCTTCAGATTGGATGTTGGTAAGACAGAAGAGGGAGCATGCCAACCCATACTTTTGGCTACCATATCCCTAACATGGAATAGATCCTTCCCTTGACTTCCCCAGCAATGTTTCACAGAAGATTTAAGAAATAGAGCAACTTACAATTACATATAGATGTATCTTTCTGAGATACCACGGATCCGCCAATATCTTCAATATCCTttatagcaggggtccccaacccctgggcacctgttaggaactgggccgcacagcaggtgGTGAGCAGCAGACGAGCAAGCGAAGCTTTATCTGCGGCTCCTcatcactcacattaccgcctgaaccattctCCCCCTCGAAAAATTGTCTTctacgaaactggtccctggtgtcagaaaggttggggaccgctgctttatAGGGTGCCTCCTGGTCTAGCTTATTTTCTGCCTCAGTGTAACAAGGGCCAGGTCATCCCTACCACTAAAAGTTCTCTAAGCACTTCTATGTCTAAGAATCCAAGTCCATCTTCCAAGTAACCCAGAGAGAAGAGTACCAAGCTTATCCTAGTTGACAAACTGCCtcttaagttttattttgttctctagAACACATCACTGGCTAACACAATCAATAACAGTAATTTCCATTAAGAGAAACCACACTCCTACACACAGAGGTCAGGTGCTATGTGGCCCCAACAAGTTAGCCACATTAAAACATGATAACCCAAGGGCAGCACATTTTCTGAAAACTGGGTCATTCAGAATTAGCCAGTCAGAACCATCAGCCTAGACTGAGCTGCATGAAGCCCAGTGTGATAGGCATCTTTTGCAGTATTGCGCCCCCAGTCCCCCATGGGCCTTAGCAGTCCCTGTCTAGAGCCCTGGATCCTTATAGCTCCCTTGACTATAGCTAGTAGGACCAAGGAAGGGTACCAATTTAACTCTGATCCTTGGATATGTGGATTTGGGACTGATTGATGCTAATTTCCTCTTTTGCTTGCTTGAACCAAGAAGATATAAAGCTAGCCTGGTATACCCCCTTTTTCAGGCACTTACATACTAATAAACAGGAAAAGCTGGGCTGTAGagataaaataaagcataaaCAAAGTTGAGTGACAAAGGAGCTCTGGAGAGACTGAGTGACTGGCTGACTTGATTTTCTTTGCCTGAGATCACAG
This sequence is a window from Mesoplodon densirostris isolate mMesDen1 chromosome 4, mMesDen1 primary haplotype, whole genome shotgun sequence. Protein-coding genes within it:
- the TMEM202 gene encoding transmembrane protein 202, with the protein product MERKEQLIFTFYCPKVPKVKGYRKYQRPTLPTNQHPSASMSPQRLQQHVDQTHTYIRMFCGSLCGFSLLMLICVSPLNWVQFLVINNDLELYAGLWISCNHELCWSHTPKPPYYLQYSRAFFLISVLTILVALGWLFRSCLPRRGKMTPNLDLKVSMLSFISASCLLLCLILFLAQVHWHSRDAMESALLWTYHINWGSDFLYLCAGIISFLNHITSRSPPLDQNVTSVPIDKSRMGICPVTTVSPAEDAGSGFQTESTSENEKELSSTEL